In a single window of the Hydrogenobaculum sp. 3684 genome:
- a CDS encoding cation-translocating P-type ATPase: MKTLDVKHKTYGRIRVNSFYLKYLDVSKETIEEFIKSQDGIIDAKLNKTTGSLSISYDPNKIYIEEFLELINNTPIDVILGILKSYKTKPKPKEENPSKLRMLLGVVGGLLSLTPIFPNPFVKAITIFGSIPSFKSAITNLLQGRLSYQLLDSLALGITIQRNMLLSSNIMNLFIGLGDYLEDKLNQKARASIEDLLNVDGETAYIEKDGTKIEVPIEEISIGDIVVVYAGGRIPVDGIVNEGKAVVNESVLTGEDKPVLKEVGAKVYAGTNVVDGKIYIRVEQKGADTVISKIAHMVESYMDQKPAIYDRFNKLADATVLPILSIGLANQLITRNLAKTSSILTIDYNTNLRVSIPIAIASSISKASTHGILIKGGRSLEAMSKIQYIVMDKTGTITKGEPVITDLIPLEDSLNQEELLRIAASLEQRLKHPIAEAIVNLAKEKSLELYEREDSDYDIGLGISAKLLQGQDTLHEYKFGSSRYMANHKISITKHIKDIARQKHDEGKTVLYLAKDKKIIGLIAFKDMIREEAKDVIKKLKDIGIKLMMLTGDNEEVAQAIAKEVGIEEFRARVSPEEKAKYVEKLKKEGYKVAMVGDGVNDSVALSAADVGIAMGDGSQVAIDVADVVLVKEDLNLIYKAIKLSKDTMRVVDNNIKFNFTVNTLGMAMAILGSGNPAFSVMINNGSTILSALYSITPDIENG; this comes from the coding sequence ATGAAAACACTTGATGTAAAGCATAAGACTTACGGTAGAATAAGGGTAAATTCTTTTTATCTAAAATACCTTGATGTATCCAAGGAAACTATAGAAGAGTTTATAAAATCCCAAGATGGGATCATAGATGCCAAGTTAAACAAAACCACTGGTAGCCTATCGATATCTTACGATCCAAACAAAATATATATAGAAGAGTTTTTAGAGCTTATAAACAACACTCCTATTGACGTTATACTTGGTATATTAAAATCTTACAAAACAAAACCAAAACCAAAAGAAGAAAACCCGTCTAAACTTAGAATGTTATTGGGAGTGGTAGGAGGGTTGCTTTCTTTGACACCAATTTTCCCAAATCCATTTGTTAAAGCCATTACCATATTTGGTTCAATACCCTCTTTTAAAAGCGCCATAACAAATCTTCTACAGGGTAGGCTTTCATATCAGCTTTTAGACTCTTTAGCCCTTGGAATCACTATCCAAAGAAATATGCTTTTATCATCCAACATAATGAATCTCTTCATAGGATTAGGAGATTACCTTGAGGATAAATTAAATCAAAAAGCTAGAGCTTCTATAGAAGATTTACTAAATGTAGATGGTGAGACCGCTTATATAGAGAAAGATGGCACAAAGATAGAGGTGCCTATAGAAGAGATATCTATAGGAGATATAGTAGTTGTCTACGCTGGTGGTAGAATACCAGTAGACGGCATAGTGAATGAAGGCAAAGCGGTTGTAAACGAATCAGTGCTAACCGGAGAAGATAAACCTGTTTTAAAAGAGGTTGGTGCTAAAGTATATGCTGGCACAAACGTTGTAGACGGAAAAATATATATAAGAGTGGAACAAAAAGGCGCAGATACTGTCATATCAAAAATTGCCCATATGGTAGAGTCCTATATGGATCAAAAACCAGCCATCTACGATAGGTTCAACAAACTAGCCGATGCCACTGTACTACCTATATTGAGCATAGGCTTAGCAAACCAGCTTATAACAAGAAACTTAGCCAAGACCTCCAGCATACTTACCATAGATTACAACACAAACTTAAGAGTATCTATACCTATAGCCATAGCTTCTTCTATATCAAAAGCCTCTACCCATGGTATCCTCATAAAAGGAGGGAGATCCTTAGAGGCTATGTCTAAGATTCAGTATATAGTTATGGATAAAACCGGCACTATTACAAAAGGAGAGCCCGTTATAACAGATTTAATACCTTTAGAAGATAGCCTAAACCAAGAAGAGCTTCTTAGAATAGCTGCTTCATTGGAGCAAAGACTAAAGCACCCAATAGCTGAGGCTATAGTTAATTTGGCAAAAGAGAAAAGCTTAGAGCTTTATGAAAGAGAAGATTCTGATTACGATATAGGACTTGGTATATCTGCAAAGCTATTACAGGGGCAAGATACTTTACACGAGTATAAGTTTGGGTCCTCTCGTTATATGGCAAATCACAAGATATCTATAACAAAACACATAAAAGATATAGCAAGACAGAAGCACGATGAGGGTAAAACGGTTTTATACCTTGCCAAAGATAAGAAAATCATAGGTCTTATAGCTTTTAAAGATATGATAAGAGAAGAAGCTAAAGACGTGATAAAAAAATTAAAAGATATCGGCATAAAACTCATGATGCTTACCGGAGACAACGAAGAAGTGGCTCAAGCTATAGCTAAAGAAGTAGGCATAGAAGAGTTCCGAGCAAGAGTATCTCCAGAAGAAAAGGCCAAATACGTTGAAAAGCTCAAGAAAGAAGGATACAAGGTAGCCATGGTGGGAGATGGGGTAAACGATTCTGTGGCATTATCGGCAGCGGATGTTGGTATTGCTATGGGAGATGGCTCTCAAGTGGCCATAGATGTGGCTGATGTGGTGCTTGTGAAAGAAGATTTAAATCTCATCTACAAAGCTATAAAACTATCAAAAGACACTATGAGGGTAGTGGACAACAACATAAAGTTTAATTTTACTGTAAATACCCTTGGTATGGCTATGGCTATATTAGGTAGCGGGAATCCAGCTTTCTCAGTAATGATAAATAACGGCTCTACCATACTATCCGCTTTATACTCTATTACGCCGGATATAGAAAATGGATGA
- a CDS encoding cation diffusion facilitator family transporter produces the protein MDEKNLGRGLYFVFTITFLDFLLEVYYGYAFNSLALLSDAVYMFMDLSGQALAIFAMYLSKKPPNPKRTFGYYRVEILSALFNGITAGFFLIMIFLHAFKRLLHPEPVNAGGVFWISILGLIVNIIGIVILYIGSRHSLNIAGAFLRVLMDGLSSVGVIASSVLIELTGNYIFDPIMSILVGLSVIYPIYKVLAKSIDILMESSPEYVNLEELESFIRKHFPEIMIKSIHVWSLVPGKNIMYARLREQDLEALENTPLKEIREKIRTMKKELKEKFGFERVVIELY, from the coding sequence ATGGATGAAAAAAATCTTGGGAGAGGGCTTTATTTTGTCTTTACTATAACGTTTTTAGATTTTCTTTTAGAAGTTTATTATGGTTATGCTTTTAACAGCTTAGCGCTTCTTTCTGATGCAGTTTATATGTTTATGGATCTATCGGGGCAGGCTTTGGCGATTTTTGCTATGTATTTGTCCAAAAAGCCTCCGAATCCCAAAAGGACCTTTGGATACTATAGAGTTGAGATACTATCGGCTTTATTTAACGGCATAACTGCGGGATTTTTCCTAATAATGATATTTCTACACGCGTTCAAAAGGCTTTTGCATCCTGAGCCTGTAAACGCTGGAGGCGTTTTCTGGATATCTATTTTGGGTCTTATAGTAAACATAATTGGTATAGTGATACTTTATATTGGCTCAAGACACAGTCTTAATATAGCGGGGGCTTTTTTAAGGGTATTGATGGACGGGCTTAGTTCTGTGGGTGTTATAGCATCGTCTGTTTTAATAGAGCTTACTGGAAATTACATATTTGACCCAATAATGAGTATATTGGTAGGTCTTAGTGTTATATATCCTATCTACAAAGTATTGGCTAAATCTATAGATATTTTAATGGAATCTTCCCCAGAGTACGTAAATTTAGAAGAGTTAGAAAGCTTTATAAGAAAGCATTTCCCAGAGATAATGATTAAATCTATACACGTTTGGAGTCTTGTGCCCGGTAAAAATATAATGTATGCTAGATTAAGAGAACAAGACTTGGAAGCTTTAGAAAATACACCTTTAAAAGAGATAAGAGAGAAGATAAGGACTATGAAAAAAGAGCTAAAAGAAAAGTTTGGTTTTGAGAGGGTGGTGATAGAGCTTTACTAA
- a CDS encoding GNAT family N-acetyltransferase yields the protein MIGTLSQKTYGFRLKAFKPKISFRFEVGSFTVKTAQNSRELRKALELRHRVFYQELLNKSKLFRIDIDKFDFIADHIIIIDNKTQDVVGTYRIISSSFSNKFYSETEFDISSLKLLKATKLEIGRASVHKDYRSGAIIALLWKGIAYYAKLVDAKYVFGCSSVQTENIFEIVFAYKYLKQFENKMVFPLPDFRIKNFENYVKTVDAVNMDINSLKTFVPSLIQSYLKAGAVICGEPAFDRHFKCADFITLLDADNLNISFNRRFKS from the coding sequence ATGATAGGGACACTATCGCAAAAAACTTATGGTTTTCGTTTAAAAGCTTTTAAACCAAAAATTAGCTTTAGATTTGAAGTAGGAAGTTTTACTGTAAAGACTGCCCAAAACTCTAGAGAGTTAAGAAAAGCCCTTGAGTTAAGACATAGAGTATTTTATCAAGAGCTTCTAAACAAAAGCAAACTCTTTAGAATAGATATAGACAAATTTGACTTTATAGCAGACCACATTATCATAATAGACAACAAAACCCAAGACGTTGTAGGTACTTATAGGATTATATCCTCTAGTTTTAGCAACAAGTTTTATTCGGAAACCGAATTTGATATATCTAGTTTAAAGCTTTTAAAAGCCACAAAATTAGAAATAGGAAGAGCAAGCGTACATAAAGACTATAGAAGCGGTGCCATCATAGCCCTTCTTTGGAAAGGCATAGCATATTATGCTAAATTAGTGGATGCTAAGTATGTATTTGGATGTTCAAGTGTCCAAACAGAAAATATATTTGAGATAGTGTTTGCCTACAAATATTTAAAACAGTTTGAAAACAAAATGGTATTTCCGTTGCCAGATTTTCGCATAAAAAACTTTGAAAACTATGTAAAGACTGTTGATGCTGTAAATATGGATATAAACAGCTTAAAAACGTTTGTACCTTCTCTTATTCAAAGCTATTTGAAAGCTGGTGCTGTTATATGCGGTGAACCTGCTTTTGATAGGCATTTTAAGTGTGCTGATTTTATAACTCTCCTTGATGCTGACAATCTCAATATTTCTTTCAACAGAAGATTCAAATCATAA
- a CDS encoding potassium-transporting ATPase subunit KdpA — protein MNIFLDIFSFILFFGILTIISPLLGKYMADIYEGRLYLFLKPIRYVEKTIYKILGIDESKEMNWKEYLYALLSLRLVNNFVSHNRISC, from the coding sequence ATGAATATATTTTTAGATATCTTTAGCTTTATCTTGTTTTTCGGTATACTAACCATCATCTCTCCCCTTCTAGGAAAATATATGGCAGATATATATGAAGGTCGTTTGTATCTGTTTTTAAAACCTATAAGATATGTAGAAAAAACTATCTATAAAATACTTGGTATAGATGAATCCAAAGAGATGAACTGGAAAGAGTATCTTTATGCTTTGTTATCCTTGAGACTTGTCAATAATTTTGTGTCTCATAACAGAATCTCCTGTTGA